From the Aphelocoma coerulescens isolate FSJ_1873_10779 chromosome 10, UR_Acoe_1.0, whole genome shotgun sequence genome, one window contains:
- the ATOSA gene encoding atos homolog protein A, whose product MKPERDTLDEYFEYEAEEFLVSLALLITEGRTPEYSIKGRTEGFHCPPAQSSQPPTTKHECSDKLAQCRQARRTRSEVMLLWKNNIPIMVEVMLLPDCCYSDEGPTTEGNDLNDPAIKQDALLLERWILEPVPRQSGDRFIEEKTLLLAVRSFVFFSQLSAWLSVSHGAVPRNILYRVSAADVDLPWTFSQTPTEHVFPVPNVSHNVALRVSVQSLPRQSNYPVLTCSIHTNLSFYERRMQERKFHQHGDPSAAQQCSTPSPQRFRGKQTWTMTPEGLPNGKKLPEFTTSFRNLKLYPSTGLGSDFGASQSKVQCYNATADNKTQPHETPVRTFKSCSLVDSRVSNSHCSHQPTETNPLIGSLLQERQEVIARIAQHLIHCDPATSPVVAGRPFNTHENISATPKAFRSTFEDENLPRKSKESTPVSVASSDNAIQEDGGEGKTRAVPEVTLLDARVPGSHCGRQSAGESNPLIDSLLQERQEVIARIAQHLIHCDPATSHVAGRPFKVHEASPVTSKIFRSTYEDENLLKKGKEPSSVSFAKSSFSLLEDSSKSGTKTPDTPISPSRFDGELKTSLKVQARRRLVLAKPSEAVQNAFHQTSNKTSHAFNNIHTSSSCIKGNKSEVPDKFEVHSGCAQKDQITNRIKQGLNSSSIDEQICTNKLKERTVVSENNGTDSFNNLQIEKCRILEGTKKATVMPVSDSLHKNELKCLDKDSKKPNIYEQNTQLISIENYLNKDHDSFKNKTKQDKTKTAHDENEDPTSLDFQSTSQKKPAEDNVVKCDRQKNPDVQKAPSLKHTNTWRKHNFRSLDGTSTKAFHPRTGLPLLSSPVPQRKTQSGCFDLDSSLLQLKCLSARSPQQCINRDSDPDSHGKPFLSSSAPPVTSLSLLGNFEESVLNFRLDPLGVVEGFTAEVGASGVFCPTHMTLPVEVSFYSVSDDNAPSPYMGVITLESLGKRGYRVPPSGTIQVTLFNPNKTVVKMFVVIYDLREMPANHQTFLRQRTFSVPVRREIKRTVNKENSHQTEERLLRYLIHLRFQSSKSGKIYLHRDVRLLFSRKSMEVDSGAAYELKSYTESPTNPQFSPRC is encoded by the exons ATACTTTGGATGAATACTTTGAGTATGAAGCTGAGGAGTTCCTGGTTTCCTTGGCCTTGCTGATCACTGAGGGCCGGACACCAGAGTACTCGATCAAGGGCAGGACAGAGGGCTTCCACTGCCCACCAGCACAGTCAAGTCAGCCACCAACAACTAAGCATGAATGCAGCGACAAACTGGCTCAG tGTCGTCAGGCCAGGCGAACCAGATCTGAGGTTATGCTTCTGTGGAAGAACAATATTCCAATCATGGTAGAAGTGATGCTACTTCCAGACTGTTGCTATAGTGATGAAGGGCCCACCACTGAGGGGAATGATTTAAATGATCCTGCAATCAAACAAGATGCATTGCTGTTAGAAAGGTGGATTTTGGAGCCAGTTCCTCGACA GAGTGGAGATCGATTTATTGAAGAGAAGACCCTTTTATTGGCTGTCCGgtcctttgtcttcttctcTCAGCTGAGCGCGTGGCTGAGTGTTTCACACGGTGCTGTTCCCCGAAACATCCTGTACAG GGTGAGCGCTGCAGATGTGGACTTGCCATGGACGTTCTCCCAGACACCCACTGAGCATGTCTTTCCTGTTCCTAATGTTTCTCACAATGTGGCCTTGAGAGTCAGCGTCCAGTCCTTGCCCAGGCAATCCAACTACCCAGTTTTGACCTGTAGTATTCACACCAACCTTAGCTTTTACGAAAGGCGAATGCAAGAGCGTAAGTTCCATCAGCACGGCGatcccagtgctgctcagcaatGCAGTACTCCCAGTCCACAGCGTTTTCGTGGCAAACAGACATGGACAATGACACCTGAAGGCCTACCTAATGGAAAAAAGTTGCCTGAATTTACTACATCTTTCAGAAATTTAAAACTTTATCCATCTACCGGACTTGGATCTGACTTTGGGGCATCGCAGTCTAAAGTTCAGTGCTATAATGCTACAGCAGACAATAAGACACAACCTCATGAAACACCGGTCAGGACTTTTAAATCCTGTTCTCTAGTTGATTCCCGTGTTTCAAATAGTCATTGCTCTCATCAGCCCACAGAAACCAATCCTTTGATAGGCTCTTTACTTCAAGAGCGACAAGAAGTCATTGCTAGGATTGCTCAGCACTTGATTCACTGTGATCCAGCTACTTCACCAGTTGTTGCTGGGCGTCCGTTCAACACACATGAAAACATCTCGGCTACACCAAAAGCTTTCCGGAGTACTTTCGAAGACGAGAACTTGCCaaggaaaagcaaggaaagCACCCCTGTTTCTGTTGCCAGCTCAGACAATGCAATACAGGAGGATGGTGGGGAaggcaaaaccagagcagtgccAGAGGTCACCCTGCTCGACGCCCGTGTTCCAGGGAGCCACTGTGGCCGTCAGTCGGCAGGAGAGAGTAACCCCCTGATCgattccctgctccaggagcggCAGGAGGTGATAGCAAGGATTGCCCAACACTTGATTCATTGTGATCCAGCCACTTCCCATGTTGCTGGACGTCCATTCAAAGTGCATGAGGCTAGTCCAGTCACTTCAAAAATTTTCCGAAGTACATATGAAGATGAAAATTTGCTGAAGAAAGGCAAGGAACcgtcttctgtttcttttgccAAATCCAGTTTTTCTCTGTTAGAAGACAGCAGTAAATCAGGGACAAAGACACCTGATACTCCTATCAGTCCTTCTAGGTTTGATGGAGAATTGAAGACATCTCTGAAAGTCCAAGCAAGAAGAAGATTGGTTTTAGCAAAACCCAGTGAAGCTGTCCAAAATGCATTTCATCAGACTTCAAATAAAACTTCTCATGCATTTAATAACATTCACACATCATCATCATGTATTAAAGGAAATAAATCTGAAGTTCCAGATAAATTTGAAGTACATTCTGGTTGTGCACAGAAAGACCAGATAACCAACAGAATTAAACAGGGTTTAAATTCCAGCAGCATTGATGAACAGATTTGCACAAATAAACTTAAAGAAAGAACAGTTGTTAGTGAGAACAACGGCACAGACAGTTTTAATAATTTACAGATAGAAAAATGCAGAATACTTGAAGGTACAAAAAAAGCAACTGTGATGCCAGTATCTGACTCTTTGCACAAAAACGAGCTCAAGTGTTTAGATAAAGACTCCAAAAAACCAAATATTTATGAGCAAAATACTCAGCTTATTAGtattgaaaattatttaaataaagacCATGACAgtttcaaaaacaaaaccaaacaagataAAACAAAAACTGCACATGATGAGAATGAAGACCCAACAAGCCTGGATTTTCAAAGCACTTCTCAGAAGAAACCTGCTGAAGACAATGTAGTTAAGTGTGACAGGCAGAAGAACCCAGATGTACAG AAAGCACCATctctaaaacacacaaacacatggCGGAAACACAATTTTCGATCCCTGGATGGAACTTCAACCAAGGCTTTTCATCCCAGAACTGGACTGCCTCTGCTTTCAAGTCCT GTTCctcaaaggaaaacacagtCTGGATGCTTTGATCTGGATTCATCATTGCTGCAGCTGAAATGTCTGTCTGCAAGAAG CCCACAACAATGTATAAACAGAGACAGTGATCCAGACAGCCATGGGAAACCATTTCTAAGTTCCAGTGCTCCACCAGTAACAAGTCTTAGCCTTCTGGGAAACTTTGAG GAATCTGTCCTGAATTTCCGCTTGGACCCGCTCGGTGTTGTGGAGGGTTTCACAGCAGAGGTGGGAGCGAGTGGAGTCTTTTGTCCCACGCACATGACTCTGCCAGTTGAAGTGTCATTCTACAGCGTTTCAGATGACAATGCGCCCTCTCCTTACATG gGTGTAATTACTTTAGAGTCCCTTGGTAAAAGGGGTTATCGGGTACCGCCTTCAGGAACAATACAAGTG ACCTTATTTAACCCTAACAAAACTGTGGTGAAGATGTTTGTGGTGATCTACGACTTGAGAGAAATGCCAGCTAATCATCAAACATTCCTACGGCAAAGAACATTTTCTGTTCCTGTGAGACGAGAAATCAAGCGAACTGTCAATAAAGAAAACAGTCACCAGACTGAAGAAAGGCTACTACGCTACCTCATACATCTGAG GTTCCAGAGTTCTAAATCTGGAAAGATCTACCTCCACAGAGATGTAAGGCTCCTATTCTCTCGGAAATCCATGGAAGTTGATAGCGGCGCTGCATATGAACTCAAATCTTACACTGAATCTCCAACAAATCCTCAGTTTTCACCAAGATGCTAG